The stretch of DNA CGCGGGCGCCCACCCCCAGCGGCCGGTCGAAGCGCATCGCCGGCCACTCCTCATCCGGCCAGAGCAGGTCGTCGGCCGAGGCCAGCCCATCGATCAGCGCCCCTACCTCGGCCACCGGCGCGGCCAGCAGCCTCCGGTGCTCGTTCCAGACCACGTGGCCTCCCCGTTCCGTTACCTGCCGCGGTCGCTCAAGCAAAGCACGGAGCCGGTGCCCGGCGCCGCCGGGCCCATCCGCGGCCCCGGGCGGCGCCGGTAGGGTCCCGCCTCGAATCTGCGTACACGGAAGGCGGCGGAATGAGCCCGACCCACCCGGGACCCGGTCCCTCCCGGCCGTTCGCGGTGTTCGGACTGCTGGCGGTGGTCTCCGCGATGGTGATCGCCGCGGTGCTCATCGCCCCGGCTGTGCACCCGGTGGTCCGGGCGAACGAGGCGCACATCGCCGGCGAGGAGCTCATGGTCCGGCTGCTCTCCTTCGACCACCGGGAGCACACCGGGGAGCCCGCCACCGTCTGGGGCACCGAACTCGTCAACGGCACGGACCGGGAACTCGTGCTGACCGTCTCCACCGGCTGCCGGGTCGGCCTCCCGCCCCGACGGGCGGAGGCGCTGAGCGTCCCAGAGGAGATCACCCTCCCCGTCGATGAGGCGCGGACCTGGTCGGACGGGTGCGTCGGCCTGGCGGCGGGGGAGCGGTTCCTCTATACGGTCCGTCTCCTGGACGGCGCGGGGAACGCCGCGTACCCGCCGGTCACCTTCATCGGTGAATCTCCGCGGCCGCGTTGAGCGGGTCTTCGGGCGGCGCGGGGCGATCACCGGTGCCGTCGGCGGAGCGATCGGTTTCGGCCGTGGCCTCAGCCGACCGGTGCCCTCTCGGCGACCAGCCGCCAGGCCGCGTCCGCCGCCTGCCCGGCGGGGAGAAGGGGATCGCTCGCCGTCCAGTGCGCGATCAGGCCGGTGAGGGCGCCGGAGAGGTAGGCGGCGTGCAGGTCGGCGGGGGTGTGCGCGGTGGGGGTGAGGCGGGGGGCGAGCTCCTCGGTCATGCGTTCGCGCATGCGGGCGGCGAAGCGGGGGCTGCCCTGGGAGCCGAGCATCGTGCGGTAGAGGGCGGCGTTCGCCGCGACGTGCTCGAAGAGTTCGCGGAGCGGGGCGGGGGCGCGGTCGGGCGGGGCGTCCAGGGGGCAGACGGCGGCGGCGCGGGCCGCCTGGGAGAGCGCGTCCTCCATCGCGTCGGTGAGCAGCTCGTCGACGTCGCGGTAGTGGGCGTAGACCGTGGCGCGGTTGACACCGGCCGCGCGGGCGATCGCGGCGACGCCGAGGGTGCCGGGGGCGGCGCCGGCGGCCAGGGAGAGCGCGGCCTCGCGGAGCCGGGCGCGGGTGCGCTGAGCGCGGGGGTCGTCCGGGTTCATGCCGGTGATTCTACGAGGAGAGCAGGGGTGATCAACATCTGTTGTTTAAACGACAGGTGTTGGTTAGTGTTGCCGGCATGCGAATCGAGATCTGGGCGGACGTGGTCTGCCCGTGGGCCTACATCGGCAAGCGGAGGGTGGAGGCCGCCGCGGAGCTGCTCGGCGGCGGGGTCGAGGTGGTCTGGCGCCCCTACCGCATCGACCCTTCGGCGCCGGCCGTCGCCGAACCCCTGGAGGAGGCGCTGCGCGAGCCCGTCGCCGACGGAGCCCTGCAGGCCTGCTCGCCCGGGCTCGGCCACGAGGAGAACCGGGTCCGGATCGCGGAGATCGCCCGGGCCGAAGGGCTCGGCCCGCGGTGGGGCGCCGCCTGGCGGGTGGACAGCGGGCCCGCGCACCGGCTGCTCGCCCTGGCCCATCGGCACCGCGGGGCACAGGTGCAGAACGCGGTGGCCGAGGCCGTCATGCGCGCGCACTTCACCGAGGAGCGCGACATCGGCGACCGCGCGGTGCTGGGCCGGATCGCGGAGCAGGCCGGGTTCCCGGAGGGGCCGGGCCTGCTGGACGCGGGCGGCGGCGAGCGGGAGGTGCGCGAGCTGCTGCTCTACGGCAAGGCGCGCGGCGTCGCCACCTCCCCGACGCTGGTGGTCGGCGGGAGGTCGCTGGAGGGGGCGCAGCCGGCCGAGGCGATCGCCGGGTTCCTGCGCGGCGGCACCGGGCCGGCCCCGCTCCCGCCGGAGGTGGAGCGGTTCCGGCTGGCCGAGGCGCTGCTGGACCGGCGCGACCCGCTCGGCGCGCTGGAGATGCTGGCGCCGATGCTGCCCGAGCACGGCGGCGACCGGGGCGTCCGGCTGCTGGCGGCCCGCTGCCGGTTCGCCTCGGCCCAGCTCGACCGGGCCGAGCAGGAGCTGCGCTCCCTGGTGGCCGAGGACCCCGGCGACTCCTACGCGCGGCTGCTGCTCGGCCGCACCCTCTACCGGCAGAGCCGGGACGCCGAGGCCGCGCCGCACCTGCGGATGGCCGCCGCGATGACCCCGGACTACGCCTGATGCCGGCGGGCCGTGACGCCGCGGCCCCAACGGAGCGCCCTGCGCGGGGGCGCGGTGCCACGGCCGCCGGGGCGGGCGCTCAGCCGATGTCGGTGAACACGATGTCGATCCGGGCCGGCTCGGCGCCGAACGTCCCGCGGGCGGCGGTGCGGACCGCGGCGCGCAGCCCCTCGGCCGACTCGGGGGCGGGGACCGGTCCGGTCAACCGGGCGGAGAGGGCGACCTCCAGGCCGTCCGGGCCGTCGATGAGCCGGCACCGGCCGACCGCGGCGCCCGGAACCGCGTCGCAGGCGGCGACCAGGAGGGCGCGGGCGGCGGACTCGCGGACCACGGTCCGCCCCGGCCCCGGGGCGGCGACCGCGATCGGGCGGTCCGGGCGCGCCTGCGAGCGGACCGCCCGCATCACCGACCCCACCAGGCCCGGCGGCGGTTCGGGGCGCTCCGCGGCGAGCTCGGATCCGGCCCGGGCCAGGGGGCGGTACCGCTCGGCGACCGCGCGGCAGTGCGGGCAGCCGCGCTCGTGCCCGGTGGGGCGCCCCGCGAGGGCGTGCTCGACGACCTCGTCGAGCAGGCGGCCGCAGGGCAGCCGCTCGGGATCGGACGGCCGGTCTACCGCCATGGTTCAAGCGCCTCCACGAGACGGGTGCGCGCGCGGTGGATGCGGCCGCGCACGGCGGTCGGGGTGCTGTCGGTGATCTCGGCGATCTCCCGGTAGCCCAATCCTTCCAGTTCCCGCAGGACCCAGCAGAGGCGCTGCGGCGGCGGCAGGCCGGCCAGCGCGGCCAGCAGCGCCTCGCGCAGCCCGCCGGCCACCGAGTGCTGGGCGGGCCCGGCACCGGGGTCGGGCAGGGCGGCAGCCTCCTCGTCGTCGGGGCGCTCCGGGCGGCGCGCCCGCAGCACGTTCAGCGCCCGGCGGGCGGCGATCCGGTGCAGCCAGGCCGGGAAGGCCTCCGGGGCGCGCAGCTCGGGCAGGTTGCGCCAGGCGGTGAGGAACGCCTCCTGGGCGGCGTCGGCCGCGTCCGCCTCGTCCAGCAGCGTGCGCAGCGCGATCCGGTAGACCGCGCCCTGGTGCCGGCGGACCAGCGCCTCGAACGCGGCGGTGTCGCCGTCCTGCGCCCGCTCGACCAGGGCGGCCTCCGGAGGTCCGGTCATGGCCGTTGCGCCGCCTCCCCGGGACCGTGCCGCCCCGGCGGCACGGACGCGACTCTCCGCGGTCATCCGATGGCCGAAAGCTACCCCGTGGTCGAGCGGCGGCGGAAGAGGCGCGTCGGGTGTGCCGCAGGTCACAGCGGATCCCGCGTGAGGGAAGACGGGTTCGGGTGTCCTCCTGAACAACGGGTTGACGACGACCGAAACCCCGGTATCCGGGTGAGCCCGAGCGGGATTAGTGGGAAGGAACAGAGGAGGTGTTCCGTCCGCCCCGCCCCGGGGCCCGCTCGGACGGACCGGTCCGCCCCTCCGCGGAGTGCCGGGCCGAGCCCGCGCGGAACCCCCTGCGCGGCGCCACAACAGACGCGAAGGAGCGGTTCGGATGACTTCTCTCCACGAGGCGGCCCCCGCCTTGGACCCCTCCGATGTGCAGCAGGACGATGTCGATCGGGCGCGCCAGGCGGCGCTGCGCGTCCGGAGGCGCAGACGGGCCGCGGCGTTCGTGGCGGGGATCGCCTTCGCCGCGCTGGTCGCCGTCGCCGCCGCCGAAGTCATCTCCTACCTGGCCGGCAGCCCGCTGCGCATCCTCGCCCCCGGTACCGTCCCGCAGGGCGGCGACACCCCCTGGGACGACCCGGTGATGCTGGTCTCCTCGGCCCTGGTGGCCCTGGTCGGCGCCGGCCTGCTGGTCTACGCGGCACTGGCCGGCGGCGGGGAGGGGAGCCAGCCGCGCAGCGGACCGCTGACCTGGGTCGCCGACTGCGCCCTGCGCAGCCTCCTCGCCGACGCGGCCTGCTCGGTGGACGGGGTCCGCACCGCCTACGTCGTCGTACACGGACCATGGATCCGGGTCCGGGTCACCACCGACCCGGACGCAGAGGTCCGCCCCGCCGACGTCGAGGCCGCCGTCGCCGCATGCCTCCGGGAGCGCCTGCACACCGGCGGCTTCCGGGTCAGCGCGGCGGTCGGTCCGCACGACCGCGTCTGACCCGGGGTGCTGCACGGGCACCGCTCGGCGGCGCCCGTGCAGCACCCCGGGCCGCGCCCTGCGCGGAGCAGGGCGAGAACGCGCGCCCGCCCGGTCGCGGACCGGGCCCGCCCCCTCCCGCGCCGATCCCGGTGCCGCCGCCGTCCCGGCGGCCGCCGGGCGCCCCTGTTCCACCGCCGACGTATCGACCGACCGCCCACACCTGCACCGGGCCGCAGCGGATACACCGACGGAAGGCGGGCGGTGCCCGTGAGCAGCGGGGAGGGCGAGACCCCCGCCCCGGGCGGGACGGCCGCCTTACAGGCCGAAGCGGGTGGCCGCCTGCATGCCCGACAGCCCTTCAGTGCAGGCCAGGACGGCGGCACCGCCGGATCGGCGCCTCGGGAGAGGCGGGCCCTTCGGGGCGGGCGGCAAGGCCGGGTCGGGGATGCCCCGCCGGCGGATCCGCTTTCCCGCCGGCCGGTCCGCGGATCGACGACGGGCGGGCGCCGCCGCGGGCGGGACGTCCGCCCGTACACCCGCCGGGTCTGAGAAGGAGCGCCGAGACCCGCCCGCTACCGTATTCCCGGAAACGGCGAAGGGAGCGGCATGGAACCGGTGTACGACCCCACCCTGCCCGCGGCGGCCGCCGCCGAGCTGGCCCGGTCACCGGAACGGCTGCTCCCCGCCGACGCCGACCTCGACGCCCCGGTCCGGGCGGAGCCGCACCGGCGGGTGCTCCGCGGGTTGGCGGAACTCTGCGCGGCGGTCTTCTCGGCCTTCATGTTCGCCGTGCTGGCGGCCGCGTTCCCCGAACCGTTCGACCTGCTGGGGCTGCTCGTCCTGGTCGGAGCGGTGCTCCTGTGCGCCCGGCTCTGGGGGACCAGGGGCGGCCTGCTCTGCGCCGCACTGATCCTGTCCGCCGGCGCCTCGCCGGTCGTCTTCGCCGGCTGGAGCCTCAGCGAGGTACTCCAGACGCTCCCGATCGCCCTCCTGGCCGGGGCCGGGCTGGTGAGCGCGGTCCGCAGATTCGCCGGCATCGACCCGGACCGGCCGGAATTCCGCCACCACGGCCGCTACCTCCTCCCCCTCGACTTCCCCGCAGAGGACAGGGAGCTCATCGCCCGGCTGCAGCGGGCCGCGCACCGGGCCGCGGCGGGCGGACCGGCACTGGCCGGGACCGGGTTCTCCGCGGAGCGCTCCGCGGACCTGCTGCACCGGGCGGCCTGGGAGGCGGCGGTGGCGCTGCGCGCCGCACGGAGCGGCGCCCCCGGAGCCGACGGCGTCCGGGAGGGGACCGGGCGCCTCGCCGACCTGGTCGACGGCTACGCGGACAAGGTCGGCGCGGCCGCCGGCGCCCGGACGCGGTCCGACGCCGGCGACCGGGCCGACCGCCTGCTGGACGAGGCGCTGGAGGCGGAGCGGCGGATCACCGCGGCACTGTCCTGACACCCTCCGCCGGGTGCGCGCGCCGGACCCCGCCCGGCGGGGCGCGAGCGGTACGGTCGGCGCGGGGGTGGCGATGACGGCGGTGTTCGACCCCGGGCTGCCGGAGCACGTCGTGGCGGAACTGGAACGGGCGCCCGGGCTGCTGATCCCGGCGGGCGCCGACCCCGCCGACCCCGCGCACCTGCCCCGCGGGGAGCGGTACAAGCGAGGCGGGGCGGTCCTCGGCGCCATGGCGCTGGTGCTCGCCGGGATCGCGGCGCTGCTCCCGACCGCCCCCGAACTGGTGGCGCTGGTGGCGCTCTCCTGGGCGGTCGCGGTCGCGGTCTACGGCGGCTTCCGGGGCGTACCCCGGATGCTGTTCGGCGCCCTGCTCCTGGTCCCGGTACTGGTCCGGCTCTTCCTGGACGCCGGCCCGGCCGGGGTCGCCGTCGTGTGCGCGCTGACCGTGGTCGTCATCGGCGGCCAGCACGCGCACCGCAGGTTCGCCGGCGCCGACCAGGACCGGGCGCCGGTCCGGTTCCACGGCCGCTACCTGCTCGCCACCGACCTCGCCCCGGCCGACCGGGAGACGGTGCGCCGCGCGCAGCGGGCCGAGCGCGGCCTCGCCGCGGCCGCCGCCGCGCTGCGCGGCACCGCCTTCGACGCCGACCGCGCCCGCGCCCTGCTGCGCGACCGCACCTGGCGGATGGCGTGCTCGCTGTACCACAACCGCCGCCCCGGGGTGCGGCCGCTGCGCGTGGTCACCGAGGAGGCCCGCCGGTGGGCCGGGGAGATGGAGGAGCTCGCCGAGGCGGCCCGCGCCGCCGCCGCGGACACCCGGGCACGCGACGCGCACCTCGCCCGCGCACTGCACGTCCAGCACCGGCTGACCCGGCCGTACCGGTACTGAGCGCCGGCGCGGACCACCGTTCCCCGGTGCGGGGCCGCGCGGCGCCGACGGGGATCCCCGGCGGGCCCGCCCACCGGACCGGCCCGGGGCGGTCGTGCGGCGGCCGGGCCGCGCAGGCGGGGCGGTCGGCGGGGCCGGGGAGCGCGCTCATCCGAAGACGAAGATCCGGTGGCCCGGCCCCCGGCGGGACGCGTTCGCGAGTGCGCCGCCGGTCCGCGCGGCGTGCCGGGGGAGCGCGGGAGGCCGGAGCGCCGCGGACGGCGCCCGCGCCGGGCCGCCCCGGCGCACGCGGCCCGCCCGATTCCCGTCCGCCCCGCTTCCCGCCGACCGCGATCCCCGGCCGGACCTCCGCCCCTCCGACCGGAAGCGGCGCGCGTGCGGCGCGCCGCACGGGCGGGGCGCCTCGCCGGGCGGGCCGCGCAGCGCGGCATCCGGGCGCGAGCAGACCGGACGGGACGGGGGTCGCCGCTGCCCGGCGGTGCCCCCGATCCGCCTCTCACAAGGGCTCGCCGGGCAGCGCCCGGTAGGCGGCGGCGAGCCGCTCCACCACCGGCGCCTGCACCGGGAAGGGGAACTCGTCCACGGCGGCGACCGGCCGCACCCCGGTCGCGGCGTTGGTGACCAGTGCGGCCTCCATCCCGGGCAGGTCGGCGACGTGCACCGAGGCCGAGCGGCTGGCCAGGCCGACGTCGCCGGCCAGCTCGGAGAGGAGCCGCATGGTGGTGCCGGGCAGGTGCTCGGCATTGGGCCACAGCAGCGTCCCCCGGCACAGGAAGGCGATGTTGAAGGTGGCGCCCTCGGAGACCAGCGAGCGGCGGTCCAGGAACAGCGCGTCGTCGAACCCCGAGGCCTGCGCGGCCCGCCGGCGGACCAGCGTGCCCAGCAGGCCGGTGCCCTTCACCCGGGGCAGGTCGCGCTCGAAGGGCACGGTCGCCAGGGAGAGCGGCCCGGGGCGGTCCGGGCCCGCGGGGCGGGTGGTCACCAGCAGGCGGGGATGCGCGTCCCGACCCGGCCTCCCCAGCTCCAGACCGGGGTCGGTGACGGTGACCCGCACCACCAGCGGCGACCCCTCCCGCTCGGCGGCCTCCCGGACCCGCTCGCGCACCGCGCCGGTGTCCAGCTCGGTGCCGAACAGGAACCGGCAGTCCGCCGCCAGCCGCTCCAGGTGCAGGGAGAGCCCCCGCACCCGCAGATCCTCCACCCGCATGGTGGTGAAGTGGCCGTAACCGTAGAGCGCCGGCCCGATCAGCTCCTCCGCGCTCACCGGCCGTCCGTCGAGGTGCATCATGGCCGCATCGTCGCATCCCCGGGCGGCGCCCAGGTGCCGGAACGGGGCCGCCCCGCCGGCGCGCCCCGGCTCACCCGGCGCCGAGCAGCTCCAGGACCCGGGCCGCGTCGAGCACGCCCGCGGTGGCGAGCTCCAGGTTGGCCAGCGAGGCCCGGTGCACCTCCGGGTCGGCGGCCGCGGTGCAGTCGCCCAGCACGTGCACGGAGAACCCCAGATCGGTGCCGTGCCGGGCGGTCTGCTCCACGGTGAGGTTGGTGGCCACCCCGGTCACCAGCAGAGTGTCCACGCCGCGCGCGGCGAGGCGCTCGGGCAGGCCGGTGCCGGCCAGGCCGGAGAGCCGCTGGTTGTCCCAGACCTCGGCGCCGTCCCGCTCCATCTCCGGGATCAGCCGGGAACCGGCGGCGTCCGGCCGGAACGCGTCCCGGGCGTCGTCGACCGCGGCCATGAACGCGGTGTTGCGGACCAGCGCCCCGCCGTCCTCCGGCACGGTGAACCGGGTGAACAGCACCGGCACCCCGGCGCCGCGCGCCCGCCCGTGGAACCGGGCGGCCCGCTCCACCACCCCGGAGGCGCGCACCGGCTCGGCGAGCATCGCGCCGAAGAACCCCTCCGGGCGGATCACGTTGACCTGCCAGTGCAGCGCGAGCACGGCGGTCCGGGCCGGGTCGAACCCGTCGGCGGGCGAATCCTGCGGTGTCGTCATACCGTGCGATCCTGCCACGCCCCGGGGCGGGGCGCAGCCGGGCCGTCGGCAGCCGCAGGAGGGGGCGGCGGGCGGAGCGGACAGCGGGTCGCGGGGCCGGGGGTGCACGGAATCGTCACGGGCAGGACACCGTGCCGGAGAAGAGCGGCGGCGCAGGGGAGACCGACGGCGTTCGGGTCGTTCCGCCGGGGAAACCGCGTTATTGCTGCGGCATGACCGAAAGATCACCGGACGCCACCGACCGGGGCCTGCCCGCGGCCCCGCAGGCGGACGGCCGGGCGAGCTGCGCCGAACCCGCCCGGCAGGTCGCCATGCCCCCGGCTCCGTCGCAGAGCGGGTCGGGCAGCCGGAGGAGGACGGCGTGATCACCGGATACACCGCCGCCGTCGACCCGGAGCGGGCCGGGCCGGACATCATGGCGTTCGTCCGCCTGCGCCACCCCGCCGACGACTGCAAGCCGTTCCACGGCCTGTGCGCGGTGCTGCCGGAAGTGCCGGAGGCGCACCGCGTCACCGGCGAGGACCGCTTCGTCCTCCTGGTCGCCGTCCGCTCCATGGCCGACCCGGAGCGGGCCGTCGGCCGCATCGCGGGCCCGGGATCCGTCACCACCGGCGTCGTCTACTCCGGTCCGCTGTCCCGCCGCGCGGTCGCGCCGGGGGAGGAGTGACCGGCGCGGGTCAGCCGCCGGCCTTGTAGCCGGGCACCGAGGGCCAGCGCACCGTCAGCACCACCGACTCCTCCTCGGCGATCCAGGAGTGGTCGGTCCCTGGGTGCCAGACCGCGTAGTCGCCCTGCTCGGTGAGGAGCACGCCGCCGGAGCGGAACAGCAGCCGGAACCGGCCGCTGATCAGCACCAGCAGGGCGGTGCGCTTCTCGCCGACGGCCCACTCGGCGCGCTCCTCGCCGGCGGGGTGCACGCCCCACTTGATCTCCACATCGGTGCTGTGCCGCAGGTCGCCCTCGGGTTTGAAGTGCCCGAGCAGCCAGCCGCGGTCCAGCGGTGCGTCGGCCCCGGCCCTGCCGGTGTACACCCGGTCGTCCGGGTGCTCCTGGTCCCTCTCATCGATCACAGGGGACGAGGGTAGCCGGAGCGGGCCTGTGGACCGGCCGGGCGGATGTCGCGGGAGGGCGGCATGATGGGGAGGGACCCCGAGAGGCAGGAGGGATCGCCGTGGGAGGCGCGCGGCAGGGCGGAGACGCCCCGGGCTTCCGGCTCGCCGAGCTCGAAGGGGTCCTGGAGCGGATCACCTTCGCCAACGAGGAGACCGGCTACACCGTCGCGAAGGTGGACACCGGCCGCGGCGCCGCGGAGCTGACCACCGTGGTGGGAGCGCTGATCGGCGCCCAGCCCGGCGAGGCGCTGCGGATGCGCGGCCGCTGGGGCTCCCACCCCCAGTACGGCCGCCAGTTCACCGTCGAGGACTACACCACCGTGCTGCCCGCCACCGTGCAGGGCGTCCGCCGCTACCTGGGGTCCGGGCTGATCAAGGGGATCGGCCCGCGGCTGGCCGAGAAGATCGTCGACCACTTCGGGGTGGAGGCGCTGGAGGTCATCGAGGAGGAGCCGGAGCGGCTGATCGAGGTCCCCCGGCTGGGCCCCAAGCGGACCAGGCTGATCACCGCGGCCTGGGAGGAGCAGAAGGCCATCAAGGAGGTGATGGTCTTCCTGCAGGGCATCGAGGTCTCCACATCCCTGGCGGTGCGCATCTACAAGAAGTACGGCGACTCCTCCATCGAGGTGGTCCGCACCGAGCCCTACCGGCTCGCCACCGACGTGTGGGGCATCGGCTTCAAGACCGCCGACGCCATCGCCCGGGCCGTCGGCATCCCGCACGACAGCCCGCAACGGGTCAAGGCCGGCATCCAGTTCACCCTGTCGGAATCGGCCTCCGACGGCCACTGCTACCTGCCCGAGGAGCGGCTCATCTCCGAGGCGGTGAAGATCCTCCAGGTGGACTCCTCGCTGGTCATCGAGTGCCTGGCGGAGCTGGTCGCAGAGGAGGGGGTGGTCGCCGAGAAGCTGCCCGGCCCGGACGGCGAGACGGTCACCGCCGTCTACCTGGTGCCCTTCCAGCGGGCCGAGGCCTCGCTCGCCGCGCAGCTGCGCACCCTGCTGTCGGCGCCCGCCGACCGGCTGCCCGCCTTCGCCGGCGTCGACTGGGACAAGGCGCTGGGCTGGCTGCGCGAGCGCACCGGGACCGAGCTGGCCGCCGAGCAGACCGAGGCGGTCAAACTCGCGCTGACCGGCAAGGTCGCGGTGCTCACCGGCGGCCCGGGCTGCGGCAAGTCGTTCACCGTGGCCTCGGTGATCACCCTGGCCGCGGTGAAGGGCGCCAAGATCATCCTGGCCGCGCCCACCGGCCGGGCCGCCAAGCGGATGACCGAGCTCACCGGGCACGAGGCCTCCACCGTGCACCGCCTGCTGGAGCTCAAACCCGGCGGGGACGCCACCTACGACCGGGACAACCCGCTCGACT from Nocardiopsis composta encodes:
- a CDS encoding TetR/AcrR family transcriptional regulator, whose translation is MNPDDPRAQRTRARLREAALSLAAGAAPGTLGVAAIARAAGVNRATVYAHYRDVDELLTDAMEDALSQAARAAAVCPLDAPPDRAPAPLRELFEHVAANAALYRTMLGSQGSPRFAARMRERMTEELAPRLTPTAHTPADLHAAYLSGALTGLIAHWTASDPLLPAGQAADAAWRLVAERAPVG
- a CDS encoding DsbA family oxidoreductase → MRIEIWADVVCPWAYIGKRRVEAAAELLGGGVEVVWRPYRIDPSAPAVAEPLEEALREPVADGALQACSPGLGHEENRVRIAEIARAEGLGPRWGAAWRVDSGPAHRLLALAHRHRGAQVQNAVAEAVMRAHFTEERDIGDRAVLGRIAEQAGFPEGPGLLDAGGGEREVRELLLYGKARGVATSPTLVVGGRSLEGAQPAEAIAGFLRGGTGPAPLPPEVERFRLAEALLDRRDPLGALEMLAPMLPEHGGDRGVRLLAARCRFASAQLDRAEQELRSLVAEDPGDSYARLLLGRTLYRQSRDAEAAPHLRMAAAMTPDYA
- a CDS encoding RNA polymerase sigma factor, which produces MTGPPEAALVERAQDGDTAAFEALVRRHQGAVYRIALRTLLDEADAADAAQEAFLTAWRNLPELRAPEAFPAWLHRIAARRALNVLRARRPERPDDEEAAALPDPGAGPAQHSVAGGLREALLAALAGLPPPQRLCWVLRELEGLGYREIAEITDSTPTAVRGRIHRARTRLVEALEPWR
- a CDS encoding DUF6286 domain-containing protein; its protein translation is MTSLHEAAPALDPSDVQQDDVDRARQAALRVRRRRRAAAFVAGIAFAALVAVAAAEVISYLAGSPLRILAPGTVPQGGDTPWDDPVMLVSSALVALVGAGLLVYAALAGGGEGSQPRSGPLTWVADCALRSLLADAACSVDGVRTAYVVVHGPWIRVRVTTDPDAEVRPADVEAAVAACLRERLHTGGFRVSAAVGPHDRV
- a CDS encoding aminotransferase class IV encodes the protein MHLDGRPVSAEELIGPALYGYGHFTTMRVEDLRVRGLSLHLERLAADCRFLFGTELDTGAVRERVREAAEREGSPLVVRVTVTDPGLELGRPGRDAHPRLLVTTRPAGPDRPGPLSLATVPFERDLPRVKGTGLLGTLVRRRAAQASGFDDALFLDRRSLVSEGATFNIAFLCRGTLLWPNAEHLPGTTMRLLSELAGDVGLASRSASVHVADLPGMEAALVTNAATGVRPVAAVDEFPFPVQAPVVERLAAAYRALPGEPL
- a CDS encoding cysteine hydrolase, with translation MTTPQDSPADGFDPARTAVLALHWQVNVIRPEGFFGAMLAEPVRASGVVERAARFHGRARGAGVPVLFTRFTVPEDGGALVRNTAFMAAVDDARDAFRPDAAGSRLIPEMERDGAEVWDNQRLSGLAGTGLPERLAARGVDTLLVTGVATNLTVEQTARHGTDLGFSVHVLGDCTAAADPEVHRASLANLELATAGVLDAARVLELLGAG
- a CDS encoding Lrp/AsnC family transcriptional regulator, with the translated sequence MITGYTAAVDPERAGPDIMAFVRLRHPADDCKPFHGLCAVLPEVPEAHRVTGEDRFVLLVAVRSMADPERAVGRIAGPGSVTTGVVYSGPLSRRAVAPGEE
- a CDS encoding signal peptidase I, with the translated sequence MIDERDQEHPDDRVYTGRAGADAPLDRGWLLGHFKPEGDLRHSTDVEIKWGVHPAGEERAEWAVGEKRTALLVLISGRFRLLFRSGGVLLTEQGDYAVWHPGTDHSWIAEEESVVLTVRWPSVPGYKAGG
- the recD2 gene encoding SF1B family DNA helicase RecD2, with product MGGARQGGDAPGFRLAELEGVLERITFANEETGYTVAKVDTGRGAAELTTVVGALIGAQPGEALRMRGRWGSHPQYGRQFTVEDYTTVLPATVQGVRRYLGSGLIKGIGPRLAEKIVDHFGVEALEVIEEEPERLIEVPRLGPKRTRLITAAWEEQKAIKEVMVFLQGIEVSTSLAVRIYKKYGDSSIEVVRTEPYRLATDVWGIGFKTADAIARAVGIPHDSPQRVKAGIQFTLSESASDGHCYLPEERLISEAVKILQVDSSLVIECLAELVAEEGVVAEKLPGPDGETVTAVYLVPFQRAEASLAAQLRTLLSAPADRLPAFAGVDWDKALGWLRERTGTELAAEQTEAVKLALTGKVAVLTGGPGCGKSFTVASVITLAAVKGAKIILAAPTGRAAKRMTELTGHEASTVHRLLELKPGGDATYDRDNPLDCDLLVVDEASMLDLLLANKLVKAVPPGAHLLLVGDVDQLPSVGAGQVLRDLLDGDSPIPAVRLTQVFRQAQQSGVVSNAHRINRGEPPVLRGLPDFFLFPCEEAERAAEVTVDVVANRIPRRFGLDPLRDVQVLAPMHRGPAGAGNLNTALQAALTPHREGAPERRFGGRVFRVGDKVTQIRNNYDKGANGVFNGTLGVVTAIDPVEQELRVRTDEDEEIGYDFAELDELAHAYAVTVHRSQGSEYPAVVIPVTTSAWMMLQRNLLYTAITRAKRLVVLVGSERALAQAVRNASAGRRHTGLAHRLATA